In Aestuariibaculum lutulentum, one DNA window encodes the following:
- a CDS encoding tryptophan 2,3-dioxygenase family protein, with translation MDKKITDQLKEKYEAIDQDVEDYLEGLLQSKPLSYWDYIQTDALLNLQVQRTTFKDEMVFIMYHQVNELLFKMILWEIDQVAKTKKVEADFYTTKIMRISRYFDMLTSSFSIMKDGMDLEQYNQFRKTLTPASGFQSAQYRKIEFASTELINLIDKRFRDTIDRNSSYENAFEHLYWQAAGKDYKTGKKSYTLTVFEEKYKDEFIRFTKFYYKNNLYAKYKALPKEAQENEALIKAMRHYDYTVNIKWVMAHYNTANHYLNIGGKTAEATGGSEWVKYMHPKYQKRIFFPELWTEQEKENWGTDI, from the coding sequence TTGGATAAAAAAATAACCGATCAACTAAAGGAAAAATATGAGGCAATAGACCAGGATGTCGAAGATTATCTGGAAGGTTTGTTGCAAAGTAAGCCTTTAAGCTATTGGGATTATATTCAAACCGATGCCTTATTAAATCTTCAGGTACAACGCACCACGTTTAAAGATGAAATGGTATTTATCATGTATCATCAGGTAAACGAATTGTTGTTTAAAATGATACTTTGGGAAATCGATCAGGTCGCTAAAACTAAAAAAGTTGAAGCTGATTTCTATACTACAAAAATCATGCGTATTAGTCGCTATTTCGATATGCTAACCTCGTCTTTCAGTATTATGAAAGACGGTATGGATTTAGAGCAGTACAATCAGTTTAGAAAAACCTTAACGCCAGCCAGCGGATTTCAAAGTGCGCAGTACCGAAAAATAGAATTCGCTTCTACTGAATTAATCAATCTAATCGACAAGCGTTTTAGAGATACAATTGACAGAAATTCGTCTTACGAGAATGCTTTTGAGCATTTATACTGGCAGGCAGCAGGAAAAGACTATAAAACAGGTAAAAAGAGTTACACTTTAACAGTTTTTGAAGAAAAATACAAAGACGAATTCATTAGATTTACCAAATTTTATTATAAAAACAATTTATACGCGAAATATAAGGCGCTTCCAAAGGAGGCTCAAGAAAATGAAGCGTTAATAAAAGCCATGCGTCATTACGATTATACCGTTAATATTAAATGGGTTATGGCACATTATAATACAGCAAATCATTATTTAAATATTGGCGGAAAGACCGCCGAAGCAACAGGAGGGAGTGAATGGGTAAAATACATGCACCCGAAATATCAAAAGAGAATATTTTTTCCAGAGTTATGGACAGAGCAAGAAAAAGAAAATTGGGGAACAGATATTTAA
- a CDS encoding homogentisate 1,2-dioxygenase, with product MPFYHKLGSIPHKRHTQFRKPDGSLYYEQLFGTIGFDGMSTNSYHEQRPTQVKAIKNQYSVAPKIAKSNNIQSYRFRGFQVKPESDYLDSRKTILVNKDCAIILAAPQQSTNDYFYKNTDADELIFIHKGSGKLRTHLGNLDFKYGDYLLIPRGIIYKIDFDSEDNRLFIVESHRPIYTPKRYRNWFGQLLEHSPFCERDIRRPEELETYNETGDFLMKVKKQGEIIEMVYATHPFDVVGYDGYNYPYAFSIHDFEPITGRVHQPPPVHQTFETDAFVVCSFVPRLYDYHPQAIPAPYNHSNIDSDEVLYYVDGDFMSRNDIEAGHISLHPAGIPHGPHPGATERSIGKTETEELAVMVDTFKPLMVTEEAMKIADDDYYKSWLE from the coding sequence ATGCCTTTTTATCATAAATTAGGGAGCATTCCGCATAAGCGTCACACACAGTTTAGAAAACCTGATGGTAGCTTGTATTATGAGCAATTGTTTGGTACTATTGGTTTCGACGGGATGTCTACAAACAGTTATCATGAGCAACGCCCAACTCAGGTAAAAGCTATAAAAAATCAATATAGTGTGGCGCCTAAAATTGCGAAATCTAATAACATTCAATCGTACCGTTTCCGTGGGTTTCAGGTGAAGCCTGAGTCAGACTATTTAGATAGTAGAAAAACAATTTTAGTCAATAAGGATTGCGCCATTATTCTGGCAGCACCACAGCAATCAACTAACGATTACTTTTATAAAAATACTGATGCCGACGAGCTGATATTTATTCATAAAGGCTCAGGTAAACTGCGAACACATTTAGGAAATCTCGATTTCAAGTATGGTGATTATTTATTAATCCCACGAGGAATCATTTATAAAATAGATTTTGATTCTGAAGATAACAGGCTCTTTATCGTCGAGTCGCATCGTCCAATTTATACACCAAAGCGTTATAGAAACTGGTTTGGGCAATTATTAGAGCATTCACCGTTTTGCGAGCGTGATATCAGGCGCCCTGAAGAGTTAGAAACCTACAATGAAACGGGCGACTTTTTAATGAAGGTTAAGAAGCAAGGCGAGATTATCGAAATGGTTTATGCCACCCATCCGTTCGATGTGGTTGGTTATGATGGCTACAATTATCCGTATGCGTTTTCTATTCATGATTTCGAACCCATAACAGGTCGTGTACACCAACCGCCACCGGTACATCAAACTTTTGAAACCGATGCCTTTGTGGTTTGCAGTTTTGTGCCAAGATTGTATGATTATCATCCGCAAGCCATTCCGGCACCATATAATCATAGTAATATTGATAGCGATGAAGTGTTGTATTATGTAGATGGCGATTTTATGAGCCGAAACGATATTGAAGCAGGCCATATTTCATTACATCCGGCTGGTATTCCACATGGTCCGCATCCGGGAGCTACTGAGCGCAGTATTGGTAAAACTGAAACTGAAGAACTGGCCGTTATGGTCGATACGTTTAAACCGCTTATGGTTACCGAAGAAGCTATGAAAATTGCTGACGACGATTATTATAAATCCTGGTTGGAATAA
- a CDS encoding DUF3108 domain-containing protein, which produces MKKTLLILSVLLTMPLSYAQQESSFGTGEWFKFKMSYSGFLKAGNATLTVKDAKIDGKDVYHVVGKGWTTGMIKWFFRVEDLYESYFDKEAIKPYKFIRKIDEGGHIKDIEINFDQTKNKAHVFNKKHNTKRVFDTPVNVQDMVSTYYYLRDNIDIKSLKKGQEIRTDMFFDEENYGFKLKYLGEEVIETDFGNVLALKFRPYVMAGRVFKEEESLTLWVSKDKNKVPLRIKADLAVGSLRADLEAYKGLKHSFKIIAGKN; this is translated from the coding sequence ATGAAAAAAACACTACTTATATTATCCGTTTTACTAACCATGCCGCTCTCATATGCTCAACAGGAGTCTTCCTTTGGCACCGGAGAATGGTTTAAGTTTAAAATGAGTTATAGTGGATTTTTAAAGGCAGGTAACGCGACACTTACGGTTAAAGACGCAAAGATAGATGGTAAGGACGTATATCATGTAGTAGGTAAAGGCTGGACCACCGGAATGATTAAATGGTTCTTTAGAGTAGAAGATCTTTATGAAAGTTACTTCGATAAGGAAGCTATTAAGCCTTATAAATTTATTCGTAAAATAGATGAGGGAGGCCACATAAAAGATATTGAAATTAATTTCGATCAAACTAAGAATAAAGCCCATGTGTTTAATAAAAAACACAATACCAAAAGGGTTTTTGATACGCCTGTGAATGTTCAGGATATGGTATCGACGTATTATTACTTACGTGATAATATCGATATTAAATCCTTAAAAAAAGGTCAGGAAATTAGAACAGATATGTTTTTCGATGAAGAAAACTATGGTTTTAAATTAAAGTATTTAGGTGAAGAAGTTATTGAAACCGATTTTGGGAATGTTCTCGCTTTAAAATTCAGACCATATGTTATGGCAGGTCGCGTGTTTAAAGAGGAAGAAAGTTTAACGCTTTGGGTTTCAAAAGATAAAAATAAAGTACCTTTACGAATCAAAGCAGACCTTGCTGTAGGGTCGTTGAGAGCAGACTTAGAAGCTTACAAAGGCTTGAAACATTCATTTAAAATTATCGCTGGAAAAAACTAG
- the hppD gene encoding 4-hydroxyphenylpyruvate dioxygenase codes for MSKDIKSVDYGLEKIFKGAKDFLPLLGTDYVEFYVGNAKQAAHFYKTAFGFQSYAYKGLETGSRETVSYVLKQDKIKLVLTTPLNSKSPINDHIIKHGDGVKVVALWVDDARQAYKETTSRGAKSYMEPTVETDEYGEVVRSGIYTYGETVHMFVERKNYTGTFMPGFREWKSDYNPDSVGLKYIDHMVGNVGWGQMNTWVKWYEDIMGFENFLSFDDKQIHTEYSALMSKVMSNGNGRIKFPINEPAEGKKKSQIEEYLDFYEGAGVQHIAVATDDIISTVSSLRARGVEFLSTPPEAYYAAVPERLQAHDHQLSEDIETLKSLGIMIDADEEGYLLQIFTKPVEDRPTLFFEIIQRMGAKGFGAGNFKALFESIEREQANRGTL; via the coding sequence ATGAGCAAAGACATTAAATCCGTTGATTACGGTTTAGAAAAAATATTTAAAGGAGCGAAGGATTTTCTTCCGCTTTTAGGAACAGATTATGTCGAATTTTATGTGGGGAATGCCAAACAGGCAGCTCATTTTTACAAAACTGCATTCGGTTTTCAGTCGTATGCTTACAAAGGTTTAGAGACAGGGTCAAGAGAAACTGTGAGTTATGTGTTAAAACAAGACAAAATCAAGTTGGTGCTTACCACGCCACTAAATAGTAAATCGCCAATAAACGACCATATTATAAAGCACGGCGATGGTGTAAAAGTAGTAGCCCTTTGGGTTGATGATGCAAGACAGGCGTATAAGGAAACAACTAGCCGAGGTGCCAAATCTTATATGGAACCTACTGTTGAGACCGATGAATATGGTGAGGTCGTGCGTTCAGGAATTTACACTTATGGTGAAACCGTGCATATGTTTGTCGAACGTAAAAATTATACCGGCACATTTATGCCTGGATTCCGTGAGTGGAAATCAGATTATAATCCGGATTCGGTAGGTTTAAAATACATCGACCATATGGTTGGAAATGTAGGCTGGGGACAAATGAATACCTGGGTAAAATGGTATGAAGATATTATGGGATTTGAAAATTTCTTGTCGTTTGATGATAAACAAATCCATACGGAGTATTCTGCCCTTATGAGTAAGGTGATGAGTAATGGCAACGGACGTATTAAATTCCCGATTAATGAACCGGCCGAAGGCAAGAAAAAATCACAGATTGAAGAGTATCTTGATTTTTATGAAGGTGCAGGTGTGCAGCATATTGCAGTCGCGACCGATGATATTATTAGTACGGTATCAAGTTTGAGAGCGAGAGGTGTAGAGTTCTTATCGACGCCTCCAGAAGCGTATTATGCAGCAGTGCCAGAACGATTACAGGCGCACGACCATCAATTAAGCGAAGATATTGAAACTTTAAAAAGTCTGGGTATCATGATCGATGCCGACGAAGAAGGGTACTTATTACAAATTTTTACTAAACCGGTTGAAGACCGACCAACATTGTTTTTCGAAATTATCCAACGTATGGGTGCTAAAGGTTTCGGAGCAGGAAATTTCAAAGCCTTGTTTGAATCTATAGAGAGAGAACAGGCCAACAGAGGGACGCTTTAA